A genomic region of Magnolia sinica isolate HGM2019 chromosome 6, MsV1, whole genome shotgun sequence contains the following coding sequences:
- the LOC131248221 gene encoding transcription termination factor MTEF18, mitochondrial isoform X1, with protein MHSPPLSNHISRLFYHSLRRISTVRRPQALIEAQEALTDYLHSTRSLPFTHAEHISTNSPSSLSALLSKIKFPSSNVSHVLHRFLRYHPINEFEFFFESIGLSPPEIPAFLPAHQFFLSDASNLVSVVRALVEYGFPWNKLGRIYKEEVSIFGEDLGRLKERLRELEALGFNRVSVVGICLAFPSVLDGNGSLGGGVDALLDDLKRVFFDFDLVGSVGGNLDACYEVCRKIRVFYDLGCEKGKTGELIGTNRDILFEFVEEVLVEKVEFFCRLGARKEDVGLFILRCPEILKFELEGRVITIFDYLEQLGLDHKELTSIVCQYPHVLGKNRLRNLPQSMRALDLHSWFADKIMNGNHHLLPGFVTGNYEEELEKDFRNDIERINHPTKHHHMSGKLDFLLQIGFGNNRHSIEILRHMHGTGIQLQERFNCLLQMGIEHSKLCKMISMSPKILNQNTDMLKQKVNFFFNEMHCSLEQLYAFPWYLCYDLENRIKPRYQFLSRLREKGLLEMHYSPATVITATEKNFIGYLLKIHRAAPKQWFESSLKRPGNGNLET; from the coding sequence ATGCACTCCCCCCCTCTCTCCAACCACATCTCCCGCCTTTTCTACCACTCTCTTCGAAGAATCTCGACCGTCCGTCGCCCCCAGGCCCTCATCGAGGCACAGGAAGCCCTCACCGACTACCTCCACTCCACCCGCTCCTTACCCTTCACCCACGCGGAGCACATTAGCACCAATTCCCCTTCTTCTCTCTCCGCCCTCCTCTCCAAAATCAAATTCCCCTCCTCCAACGTCTCTCATGTCCTCCACCGGTTCCTCCGCTACCACCCCATCAACGAATTCGAATTCTTCTTCGAGAGTATCGGCCTCTCTCCTCCTGAAATCCCAGCCTTTCTTCCGGCCCACCAGTTCTTCCTATCCGACGCCAGCAATCTCGTCTCTGTTGTCCGCGCTCTCGTGGAATACGGGTTCCCATGGAACAAGCTCGGGAGGATCTACAAGGAGGAAGTTTCGATTTTTGGCGAGGACTTGGGGAGATTGAAGGAGCGGCTACGTGAGTTAGAAGCGTTGGGGTTTAATAGAGTCTCGGTGGTTGGGATTTGCTTGGCTTTTCCGTCAGTTTTGGATGGGAATGGCAGTTTGGGTGGTGGGGTCGATGCATTGCTCGATGACTTGAAACGAGTTTTTTTCGATTTCGATTTGGTGGGGTCCGTTGGGGGGAATCTGGATGCTTGCTATGAGGTCTGTAGGAAGATTCGGGTTTTCTACGATCTGGGTTGCGAGAAGGGGAAGACGGGGGAGCTGATCGGGACGAATCGGGACATCTTGTTTGAATTTGTGGAGGAGGTGTTGGTCGAGAAGGTGGAATTCTTTTGTAGGCTGGGTGCAAGGAAGGAGGACGTCGGGTTGTTTATTCTCCGTTGCCCTGagattttgaaatttgaattagAGGGACGTGTGATAACAATATTCGATTATTTGGAACAGCTTGGGTTGGATCACAAGGAATTGACTTCGATTGTTTGCCAATATCCTCACGTTTTGGGCAAGAACAGGTTGAGGAATTTACCTCAGTCGATGAGAGCTTTGGATCTTCACAGCTGGTTtgctgataagatcatgaatggGAATCATCACCTTCTACCAGGTTTTGTAACTGGAAATTACGAAGAGGAATTGGAAAAGGATTTTAGAAATGACATTGAGAGAATCAATCACCCAACCAAGCATCATCACATGTCTGGTAAGTTGGATTTCTTGCTCCAAATCGGCTTTGGAAACAATAGGCATTCTATAGAGATCTTGCGCCACATGCATGGCACGGGGATCCAGTTACAAGAACGATTCAATTGCCTCCTTCAAATGGGGATTGAGCACTCCAAGCTCTGTAAGATGATAAGCATGTCTCCAAAAATCCTCAACCAGAACACGGATATGCTCAAACAAAAGGTGaacttcttcttcaatgagaTGCATTGCTCTTTGGAGCAACTCTATGCTTTCCCTTGGTATCTATGTTATGATCTAGAGAATCGGATCAAGCCTAGATATCAATTCCTTTCACGGCTTAGAGAAAAGGGTTTGCTTGAGATGCATTATTCGCCTGCAACTGTCATCACGGCTACTGAGAAGAATTTCATAGGCTACCTTCTAAAAATCCATCGTGCTGCCCCGAAACAATGGTTTGAGTCCTCATTGAAAAGGCCTGGTAATGGCAACCTAGAAACATAG
- the LOC131248221 gene encoding transcription termination factor MTEF18, mitochondrial isoform X2 produces MHSPPLSNHISRLFYHSLRRISTVRRPQALIEAQEALTDYLHSTRSLPFTHAEHISTNSPSSLSALLSKIKFPSSNVSHVLHRFLRYHPINEFEFFFESIGLSPPEIPAFLPAHQFFLSDASNLVSVVRALVEYGFPWNKLGRIYKEEVSIFGEDLGRLKERLRELEALGFNRVSVVGICLAFPSVLDGNGSLGGGVDALLDDLKRVFFDFDLVGSVGGNLDACYEVCRKIRVFYDLGCEKGKTGELIGTNRDILFEFVEEVLVEKVEFFCRLGARKEDVGLFILRCPEILKFELEGRVITIFDYLEQLGLDHKELTSIVCQYPHVLGKNRLRNLPQSMRALDLHSWFADKIMNGNHHLLPGFVTGNYEEELEKDFRNDIERINHPTKHHHMSGKLDFLLQIGFGNNRHSIEILRHMHGTGIQLQERFNCLLQMGIEHSKLCKMISMSPKILNQNTDMLKQKLGFTLMAFYPFIPGFLQMIFR; encoded by the exons ATGCACTCCCCCCCTCTCTCCAACCACATCTCCCGCCTTTTCTACCACTCTCTTCGAAGAATCTCGACCGTCCGTCGCCCCCAGGCCCTCATCGAGGCACAGGAAGCCCTCACCGACTACCTCCACTCCACCCGCTCCTTACCCTTCACCCACGCGGAGCACATTAGCACCAATTCCCCTTCTTCTCTCTCCGCCCTCCTCTCCAAAATCAAATTCCCCTCCTCCAACGTCTCTCATGTCCTCCACCGGTTCCTCCGCTACCACCCCATCAACGAATTCGAATTCTTCTTCGAGAGTATCGGCCTCTCTCCTCCTGAAATCCCAGCCTTTCTTCCGGCCCACCAGTTCTTCCTATCCGACGCCAGCAATCTCGTCTCTGTTGTCCGCGCTCTCGTGGAATACGGGTTCCCATGGAACAAGCTCGGGAGGATCTACAAGGAGGAAGTTTCGATTTTTGGCGAGGACTTGGGGAGATTGAAGGAGCGGCTACGTGAGTTAGAAGCGTTGGGGTTTAATAGAGTCTCGGTGGTTGGGATTTGCTTGGCTTTTCCGTCAGTTTTGGATGGGAATGGCAGTTTGGGTGGTGGGGTCGATGCATTGCTCGATGACTTGAAACGAGTTTTTTTCGATTTCGATTTGGTGGGGTCCGTTGGGGGGAATCTGGATGCTTGCTATGAGGTCTGTAGGAAGATTCGGGTTTTCTACGATCTGGGTTGCGAGAAGGGGAAGACGGGGGAGCTGATCGGGACGAATCGGGACATCTTGTTTGAATTTGTGGAGGAGGTGTTGGTCGAGAAGGTGGAATTCTTTTGTAGGCTGGGTGCAAGGAAGGAGGACGTCGGGTTGTTTATTCTCCGTTGCCCTGagattttgaaatttgaattagAGGGACGTGTGATAACAATATTCGATTATTTGGAACAGCTTGGGTTGGATCACAAGGAATTGACTTCGATTGTTTGCCAATATCCTCACGTTTTGGGCAAGAACAGGTTGAGGAATTTACCTCAGTCGATGAGAGCTTTGGATCTTCACAGCTGGTTtgctgataagatcatgaatggGAATCATCACCTTCTACCAGGTTTTGTAACTGGAAATTACGAAGAGGAATTGGAAAAGGATTTTAGAAATGACATTGAGAGAATCAATCACCCAACCAAGCATCATCACATGTCTGGTAAGTTGGATTTCTTGCTCCAAATCGGCTTTGGAAACAATAGGCATTCTATAGAGATCTTGCGCCACATGCATGGCACGGGGATCCAGTTACAAGAACGATTCAATTGCCTCCTTCAAATGGGGATTGAGCACTCCAAGCTCTGTAAGATGATAAGCATGTCTCCAAAAATCCTCAACCAGAACACGGATATGCTCAAACAAAAG TTAGGCTTTACTTTGATGGCTTTCTATCCATTCATCCCCGGTTTCTTGCAAATGATCTTTCGTTGA